A stretch of Labrus mixtus chromosome 7, fLabMix1.1, whole genome shotgun sequence DNA encodes these proteins:
- the ece1 gene encoding endothelin-converting enzyme 1 isoform X1 encodes MEALRESFLHLTFQMSSYKRATLDEEDLIDSTGDDVYPSSPMQVNLLHGRGPTCWPHRTQNESRLLFLLCVVSTGLFVSLITTGVFYKQAHPGLCLTEPCITVASVVMGALDRSVDPCHDFYNFACGGWVKKNPLPEGKSRWGSFSNLWEHNMNVMKHLLENTTMKDLSKAEEKAQRYYQACMNEAKIEDLGAKPLQELISQLGGWALTGAWDKDNFQEVLRKVSANFHTSPFFTVFVSTDSKNSNSNIIQVDQSSLGLPSRDYYLNKTANEKYLTAYLHFLTELGILLGGTEETSQTLMEEIVDFETTLANITVPQEERRDEELIYNKMKAKDLKTLVPAVDWMPYLTDVFAPVQLNESEPVVVYAKTYLQKVSDLISKTNKSLLNNYMIMKVVRKMVSILDQRFQDAEQRFFEVMSGTKKSCTPRWKLCVSDTDSALGFALGAMFVKDTFAEDSKSIVRPSPSTTSVPAVCCDGVRSDFFFFSVSFLSQAENMVGDIKSAFEDSIKYVSWMDAETKKAAKEKADALYNMVGYPEFIMNTTKLDKVYNDFEVVSEHYFQNVMQYYNFSGRVTADQLRKAPNRNQWSMTPPTVNAYYNPTKNEMVLPAGILQAPFYSRSWPKALNFGGIGVVMGHELTHAFDDQGREYDKDGNLRPWWKNSSVEAFKKQTQCMVEQYGNYSINQEPLNGRQTLGENIADNGGLKAAYKAYANWIKNNGEEAALPALGMTNHQLFFVGFAQVWCSVRTPESSHEGVITDPHSPSRFRVIGTISNSREFSKHFGCSADAPMNPKHKCDLW; translated from the exons gTGAATCTCCTGCACGGCCGAGGCCCCACATGTTGGCCCCACAGGACGCAGAATGAGAGCAGGCTGCTGTTTCTACTCTGTGTCGTGTCCACAGGCTTGTTCGTATCTCTCATCACCACAGGGGTCTTCTACAAACAGG CTCACCCGGGCCTGTGCCTCACAGAGCCGTGCATCACTGTGGCCAGTGTGGTAATGGGAGCTCTGGACCGGTCGGTGGACCCCTGCCACGACTTCTACAACTTTGCATGCGGGGGTTGGGTGAAGAAGAACCCCCTTCCTGAGGGCAAATCCCGCTGGGGATCTTTCAGCAACCTCTGGGAGCACAACATGAATGTGATGAAGCATTTATTAG aaaacacaacgatgAAAGATCTGAGTAAGGCTGAGGAGAAGGCCCAGCGATACTATCAGGCCTGCATGAACGAAGCCAAAATCGAGGATTTAGGAGCTAAACCACTACAGGAACTCATCAGCCAG TTAGGAGGATGGGCCCTGACCGGTGCCTGGGACAAGGACAACTTCCAAGAAGTTTTGCGCAAAGTGTCCGCCAACTTTCACACTTCGCCTTTCTTCACCGTGTTTGTCAGCACCGACTCCAAAAACTCCAACAGTAACATCATCCAG GTGGATCAGTCCAGTCTGGGACTACCTTCCCGGGATTACTACCTCAACAAAACCGCCAATGAAAAG TATCTGACTGCATACCTCCACTTCCTGACGGAGTTGGGGATTCTCCTGGGAGGCACAGAGGAGACATCTCAGACGCTCATGGAGGAGATCGTGGACTTTGAAACCACCCTGGCTAATATCACGGTCCCCCAGGAGGAGAGGCGAGACGAGGAGCTCATCTACAACAAGATGAAGGCCAAAGACCTAAAA ACTCTGGTTCCTGCAGTGGATTGGATGCCGTACCTCACGGATGTGTTTGCCCCCGTGCAGCTCAACGAGTCGGAGCCTGTGGTTGTTTATGCCAAAACATACCTCCAGAAAGTGTCTGACCTcatcagtaaaacaaataaaag CCTCCTCAACAACTACATGATCATGAAGGTGGTGAGGAAGATGGTCTCCATTTTGGACCAAAGGTTCCAGGATGCTGAGCAGCGTTTTTTCGAGGTCATGTCCGGAACAAAGAAG AGTTGCACTCCGCGCTGGAAGCTGTGCGTCAGCGACACAGACAGCGCCCTGGGCTTCGCTCTGGGAGCCATGTTTGTCAAAGACACCTTTGCCGAGGACAGCAAGTCCATCGTAAGGCCTTCTCCCTCCACAACATCTGTTCCTGCTGTGTGCTGTGATGGAGTGcggtctgattttttttttttttctgtgtctttcttGTCTCAGGCTGAAAACATGGTCGGAGATATAAAATCGGCGTTTGAGGACAGCATAAAGTATGTGAGCTGGATGGacgcagagacaaaaaaagcagCCAAAGAAAAG GCAGATGCATTATACAACATGGTGGGATATCCAGAGTTTATCATGAACACCACAAAGCTGGACAAAGTGTACAATGAT TTTGAGGTGGTGTCGGAGCATTACTTCCAAAACGTCATGCAGTACTACAACTTCTCAGGCAGAGTGACCGCAGACCAGCTGAGGAAAGCACCAAACAGAAACCA aTGGAGCATGACACCCCCGACCGTGAACGCATACTACAACCCAACCAAGAATGAGATGGTTCTGCCCGCAGGAATCCTTCAGGCTCCGTTCTACAGCCGCTCCTGGCCAAA AGCTCTAAACTTCGGTGGCATTGGTGTTGTAATGGGACATGAACTGACTCACGCGTTTGATGACCAAG GGAGGGAATACGACAAGGATGGAAACCTGCGGCCCTGGTGGAAGAACTCATCTGTGGAGGCATTCAAGAAGCAGACGCAGTGCATGGTGGAGCAGTACGGAAACTACAGCATCAACCAGGAGCCTCTGAACGGACGACAAACTCTGGGGGAGAACATCGCCGACAACGGAGGACTCAAGGCCGCCTACAAG gCTTATGCGAACTGGATCAAAAACAACGGCGAGGAGGCCGCACTGCCTGCACTAGGAATGACAAaccatcagctgttttttgtagGATTTGCACAG GTCTGGTGCTCTGTCAGGACTCCTGAAAGCTCACACGAAGGTGTTATCACGGATCCTCACAGTCCGTCAAGATTCAGAGTCATCGGCACGATTTCAAACTCCCGGGAATTCTCGAAGCACTTTGGCTGCAGTGCAGATGCTCCCATGAACCCGAAACATAAGTGCGACCTTTGGTGA
- the ece1 gene encoding endothelin-converting enzyme 1 isoform X2, producing MSSYKRATLDEEDLIDSTGDDVYPSSPMQVNLLHGRGPTCWPHRTQNESRLLFLLCVVSTGLFVSLITTGVFYKQAHPGLCLTEPCITVASVVMGALDRSVDPCHDFYNFACGGWVKKNPLPEGKSRWGSFSNLWEHNMNVMKHLLENTTMKDLSKAEEKAQRYYQACMNEAKIEDLGAKPLQELISQLGGWALTGAWDKDNFQEVLRKVSANFHTSPFFTVFVSTDSKNSNSNIIQVDQSSLGLPSRDYYLNKTANEKYLTAYLHFLTELGILLGGTEETSQTLMEEIVDFETTLANITVPQEERRDEELIYNKMKAKDLKTLVPAVDWMPYLTDVFAPVQLNESEPVVVYAKTYLQKVSDLISKTNKSLLNNYMIMKVVRKMVSILDQRFQDAEQRFFEVMSGTKKSCTPRWKLCVSDTDSALGFALGAMFVKDTFAEDSKSIVRPSPSTTSVPAVCCDGVRSDFFFFSVSFLSQAENMVGDIKSAFEDSIKYVSWMDAETKKAAKEKADALYNMVGYPEFIMNTTKLDKVYNDFEVVSEHYFQNVMQYYNFSGRVTADQLRKAPNRNQWSMTPPTVNAYYNPTKNEMVLPAGILQAPFYSRSWPKALNFGGIGVVMGHELTHAFDDQGREYDKDGNLRPWWKNSSVEAFKKQTQCMVEQYGNYSINQEPLNGRQTLGENIADNGGLKAAYKAYANWIKNNGEEAALPALGMTNHQLFFVGFAQVWCSVRTPESSHEGVITDPHSPSRFRVIGTISNSREFSKHFGCSADAPMNPKHKCDLW from the exons gTGAATCTCCTGCACGGCCGAGGCCCCACATGTTGGCCCCACAGGACGCAGAATGAGAGCAGGCTGCTGTTTCTACTCTGTGTCGTGTCCACAGGCTTGTTCGTATCTCTCATCACCACAGGGGTCTTCTACAAACAGG CTCACCCGGGCCTGTGCCTCACAGAGCCGTGCATCACTGTGGCCAGTGTGGTAATGGGAGCTCTGGACCGGTCGGTGGACCCCTGCCACGACTTCTACAACTTTGCATGCGGGGGTTGGGTGAAGAAGAACCCCCTTCCTGAGGGCAAATCCCGCTGGGGATCTTTCAGCAACCTCTGGGAGCACAACATGAATGTGATGAAGCATTTATTAG aaaacacaacgatgAAAGATCTGAGTAAGGCTGAGGAGAAGGCCCAGCGATACTATCAGGCCTGCATGAACGAAGCCAAAATCGAGGATTTAGGAGCTAAACCACTACAGGAACTCATCAGCCAG TTAGGAGGATGGGCCCTGACCGGTGCCTGGGACAAGGACAACTTCCAAGAAGTTTTGCGCAAAGTGTCCGCCAACTTTCACACTTCGCCTTTCTTCACCGTGTTTGTCAGCACCGACTCCAAAAACTCCAACAGTAACATCATCCAG GTGGATCAGTCCAGTCTGGGACTACCTTCCCGGGATTACTACCTCAACAAAACCGCCAATGAAAAG TATCTGACTGCATACCTCCACTTCCTGACGGAGTTGGGGATTCTCCTGGGAGGCACAGAGGAGACATCTCAGACGCTCATGGAGGAGATCGTGGACTTTGAAACCACCCTGGCTAATATCACGGTCCCCCAGGAGGAGAGGCGAGACGAGGAGCTCATCTACAACAAGATGAAGGCCAAAGACCTAAAA ACTCTGGTTCCTGCAGTGGATTGGATGCCGTACCTCACGGATGTGTTTGCCCCCGTGCAGCTCAACGAGTCGGAGCCTGTGGTTGTTTATGCCAAAACATACCTCCAGAAAGTGTCTGACCTcatcagtaaaacaaataaaag CCTCCTCAACAACTACATGATCATGAAGGTGGTGAGGAAGATGGTCTCCATTTTGGACCAAAGGTTCCAGGATGCTGAGCAGCGTTTTTTCGAGGTCATGTCCGGAACAAAGAAG AGTTGCACTCCGCGCTGGAAGCTGTGCGTCAGCGACACAGACAGCGCCCTGGGCTTCGCTCTGGGAGCCATGTTTGTCAAAGACACCTTTGCCGAGGACAGCAAGTCCATCGTAAGGCCTTCTCCCTCCACAACATCTGTTCCTGCTGTGTGCTGTGATGGAGTGcggtctgattttttttttttttctgtgtctttcttGTCTCAGGCTGAAAACATGGTCGGAGATATAAAATCGGCGTTTGAGGACAGCATAAAGTATGTGAGCTGGATGGacgcagagacaaaaaaagcagCCAAAGAAAAG GCAGATGCATTATACAACATGGTGGGATATCCAGAGTTTATCATGAACACCACAAAGCTGGACAAAGTGTACAATGAT TTTGAGGTGGTGTCGGAGCATTACTTCCAAAACGTCATGCAGTACTACAACTTCTCAGGCAGAGTGACCGCAGACCAGCTGAGGAAAGCACCAAACAGAAACCA aTGGAGCATGACACCCCCGACCGTGAACGCATACTACAACCCAACCAAGAATGAGATGGTTCTGCCCGCAGGAATCCTTCAGGCTCCGTTCTACAGCCGCTCCTGGCCAAA AGCTCTAAACTTCGGTGGCATTGGTGTTGTAATGGGACATGAACTGACTCACGCGTTTGATGACCAAG GGAGGGAATACGACAAGGATGGAAACCTGCGGCCCTGGTGGAAGAACTCATCTGTGGAGGCATTCAAGAAGCAGACGCAGTGCATGGTGGAGCAGTACGGAAACTACAGCATCAACCAGGAGCCTCTGAACGGACGACAAACTCTGGGGGAGAACATCGCCGACAACGGAGGACTCAAGGCCGCCTACAAG gCTTATGCGAACTGGATCAAAAACAACGGCGAGGAGGCCGCACTGCCTGCACTAGGAATGACAAaccatcagctgttttttgtagGATTTGCACAG GTCTGGTGCTCTGTCAGGACTCCTGAAAGCTCACACGAAGGTGTTATCACGGATCCTCACAGTCCGTCAAGATTCAGAGTCATCGGCACGATTTCAAACTCCCGGGAATTCTCGAAGCACTTTGGCTGCAGTGCAGATGCTCCCATGAACCCGAAACATAAGTGCGACCTTTGGTGA
- the ece1 gene encoding endothelin-converting enzyme 1 isoform X3 — protein sequence MEALRESFLHLTFQMSSYKRATLDEEDLIDSTGDDVYPSSPMQVNLLHGRGPTCWPHRTQNESRLLFLLCVVSTGLFVSLITTGVFYKQAHPGLCLTEPCITVASVVMGALDRSVDPCHDFYNFACGGWVKKNPLPEGKSRWGSFSNLWEHNMNVMKHLLENTTMKDLSKAEEKAQRYYQACMNEAKIEDLGAKPLQELISQLGGWALTGAWDKDNFQEVLRKVSANFHTSPFFTVFVSTDSKNSNSNIIQVDQSSLGLPSRDYYLNKTANEKYLTAYLHFLTELGILLGGTEETSQTLMEEIVDFETTLANITVPQEERRDEELIYNKMKAKDLKTLVPAVDWMPYLTDVFAPVQLNESEPVVVYAKTYLQKVSDLISKTNKSLLNNYMIMKVVRKMVSILDQRFQDAEQRFFEVMSGTKKSCTPRWKLCVSDTDSALGFALGAMFVKDTFAEDSKSIAENMVGDIKSAFEDSIKYVSWMDAETKKAAKEKADALYNMVGYPEFIMNTTKLDKVYNDFEVVSEHYFQNVMQYYNFSGRVTADQLRKAPNRNQWSMTPPTVNAYYNPTKNEMVLPAGILQAPFYSRSWPKALNFGGIGVVMGHELTHAFDDQGREYDKDGNLRPWWKNSSVEAFKKQTQCMVEQYGNYSINQEPLNGRQTLGENIADNGGLKAAYKAYANWIKNNGEEAALPALGMTNHQLFFVGFAQVWCSVRTPESSHEGVITDPHSPSRFRVIGTISNSREFSKHFGCSADAPMNPKHKCDLW from the exons gTGAATCTCCTGCACGGCCGAGGCCCCACATGTTGGCCCCACAGGACGCAGAATGAGAGCAGGCTGCTGTTTCTACTCTGTGTCGTGTCCACAGGCTTGTTCGTATCTCTCATCACCACAGGGGTCTTCTACAAACAGG CTCACCCGGGCCTGTGCCTCACAGAGCCGTGCATCACTGTGGCCAGTGTGGTAATGGGAGCTCTGGACCGGTCGGTGGACCCCTGCCACGACTTCTACAACTTTGCATGCGGGGGTTGGGTGAAGAAGAACCCCCTTCCTGAGGGCAAATCCCGCTGGGGATCTTTCAGCAACCTCTGGGAGCACAACATGAATGTGATGAAGCATTTATTAG aaaacacaacgatgAAAGATCTGAGTAAGGCTGAGGAGAAGGCCCAGCGATACTATCAGGCCTGCATGAACGAAGCCAAAATCGAGGATTTAGGAGCTAAACCACTACAGGAACTCATCAGCCAG TTAGGAGGATGGGCCCTGACCGGTGCCTGGGACAAGGACAACTTCCAAGAAGTTTTGCGCAAAGTGTCCGCCAACTTTCACACTTCGCCTTTCTTCACCGTGTTTGTCAGCACCGACTCCAAAAACTCCAACAGTAACATCATCCAG GTGGATCAGTCCAGTCTGGGACTACCTTCCCGGGATTACTACCTCAACAAAACCGCCAATGAAAAG TATCTGACTGCATACCTCCACTTCCTGACGGAGTTGGGGATTCTCCTGGGAGGCACAGAGGAGACATCTCAGACGCTCATGGAGGAGATCGTGGACTTTGAAACCACCCTGGCTAATATCACGGTCCCCCAGGAGGAGAGGCGAGACGAGGAGCTCATCTACAACAAGATGAAGGCCAAAGACCTAAAA ACTCTGGTTCCTGCAGTGGATTGGATGCCGTACCTCACGGATGTGTTTGCCCCCGTGCAGCTCAACGAGTCGGAGCCTGTGGTTGTTTATGCCAAAACATACCTCCAGAAAGTGTCTGACCTcatcagtaaaacaaataaaag CCTCCTCAACAACTACATGATCATGAAGGTGGTGAGGAAGATGGTCTCCATTTTGGACCAAAGGTTCCAGGATGCTGAGCAGCGTTTTTTCGAGGTCATGTCCGGAACAAAGAAG AGTTGCACTCCGCGCTGGAAGCTGTGCGTCAGCGACACAGACAGCGCCCTGGGCTTCGCTCTGGGAGCCATGTTTGTCAAAGACACCTTTGCCGAGGACAGCAAGTCCATC GCTGAAAACATGGTCGGAGATATAAAATCGGCGTTTGAGGACAGCATAAAGTATGTGAGCTGGATGGacgcagagacaaaaaaagcagCCAAAGAAAAG GCAGATGCATTATACAACATGGTGGGATATCCAGAGTTTATCATGAACACCACAAAGCTGGACAAAGTGTACAATGAT TTTGAGGTGGTGTCGGAGCATTACTTCCAAAACGTCATGCAGTACTACAACTTCTCAGGCAGAGTGACCGCAGACCAGCTGAGGAAAGCACCAAACAGAAACCA aTGGAGCATGACACCCCCGACCGTGAACGCATACTACAACCCAACCAAGAATGAGATGGTTCTGCCCGCAGGAATCCTTCAGGCTCCGTTCTACAGCCGCTCCTGGCCAAA AGCTCTAAACTTCGGTGGCATTGGTGTTGTAATGGGACATGAACTGACTCACGCGTTTGATGACCAAG GGAGGGAATACGACAAGGATGGAAACCTGCGGCCCTGGTGGAAGAACTCATCTGTGGAGGCATTCAAGAAGCAGACGCAGTGCATGGTGGAGCAGTACGGAAACTACAGCATCAACCAGGAGCCTCTGAACGGACGACAAACTCTGGGGGAGAACATCGCCGACAACGGAGGACTCAAGGCCGCCTACAAG gCTTATGCGAACTGGATCAAAAACAACGGCGAGGAGGCCGCACTGCCTGCACTAGGAATGACAAaccatcagctgttttttgtagGATTTGCACAG GTCTGGTGCTCTGTCAGGACTCCTGAAAGCTCACACGAAGGTGTTATCACGGATCCTCACAGTCCGTCAAGATTCAGAGTCATCGGCACGATTTCAAACTCCCGGGAATTCTCGAAGCACTTTGGCTGCAGTGCAGATGCTCCCATGAACCCGAAACATAAGTGCGACCTTTGGTGA